In Gimesia sp., a single genomic region encodes these proteins:
- a CDS encoding heavy metal translocating P-type ATPase codes for MTATDPICHMQVDESTALNATVDDQTWYFCSQGCRDKFLAQHQHADAPAKEECHHEQHSEPAQKSGCCHHEEHGDGGHQHHGQHQKAPAEVPAGTIYSCPMHPEIEQEGPGSCPICGMDLEPIMPQQEDSAEEVAEYELMSRRFWGGLILGLPVFLLAMLPMLGVPVHDWISEEASGWIQFLLSTPVVFWAGWPLYQRAYKSIVSMNLNMFTLIGIGTGTAYIYSVIALLAPGVFPESFRQNGSVELYFEATVVITVLVLLGQMLELRARKRTNSAIRELLALAPPTAHLIVDGEERDIPLEEVEAGNLLRVRPGEKVPVDGVVEEGKSLIDESMITGEPVPVSKEQGADVIGGTVNQTGSFLMKAEKVGGETLLSQIIQMVSTAQRSRAPIQRVVDSVAAVFVPVVLGTAVITFLLWSWLGPEPRLAYALINAVAVLIIACPCALGLATPMSIMVGVGRGAKQGILIKNAEVLETLQKVDTIVVDKTGTLTEGQPRLTQCVSAGDLSEDELLKWSAAVEQHSEHPLSQAVVQAAKEREIQLDEVQDFDSVTGAGVKGSVQGKPVLIGSAAMLEDNSISIDDALMSQANELREQGQGIIFVAIAGAFAGFLSVSDPIKETTEPAIRKLHELGLSIVMVTGDNEKTARAVARQLNIDDVEAGVKPQDKYEKIKDLRENGHKVAMAGDGINDAPALAEADVGIAMGTGTDVAIESAEVTLVKGDLRGVVDAIDLSRLVMRNIHQNLLFAFGYNALGIPIAAGILVPFFGIHALLSPMIAAAAMSFSSISVISNALRLRAQR; via the coding sequence ATGACGGCCACTGATCCGATTTGTCACATGCAGGTCGACGAATCGACTGCTCTCAACGCGACCGTGGACGACCAGACCTGGTACTTCTGCAGCCAGGGCTGCCGTGATAAATTTCTGGCTCAACATCAACATGCAGATGCTCCCGCAAAAGAGGAGTGCCACCACGAGCAGCATTCCGAACCTGCGCAGAAATCAGGCTGTTGTCATCATGAAGAGCACGGCGACGGCGGACATCAGCATCACGGGCAGCATCAGAAAGCCCCTGCAGAGGTTCCGGCTGGAACGATCTATTCCTGTCCCATGCACCCGGAGATTGAACAGGAAGGGCCAGGCAGTTGCCCCATCTGTGGCATGGATCTGGAGCCGATCATGCCGCAACAGGAAGACTCAGCTGAAGAGGTTGCCGAGTACGAGCTGATGTCCCGTCGCTTCTGGGGTGGACTGATCCTGGGGCTTCCCGTCTTTCTGCTGGCCATGCTCCCCATGCTGGGCGTTCCCGTTCACGATTGGATTTCTGAGGAAGCGTCAGGCTGGATCCAGTTTCTGCTCAGTACCCCGGTCGTGTTCTGGGCCGGCTGGCCCCTTTATCAGCGGGCTTACAAATCGATTGTGAGCATGAACCTGAATATGTTCACGCTCATCGGCATCGGAACGGGCACCGCTTACATTTACAGTGTGATCGCGTTACTGGCGCCGGGGGTCTTTCCCGAGTCGTTTCGACAAAATGGCTCGGTCGAATTGTACTTCGAGGCGACCGTAGTGATTACTGTTCTCGTACTGCTGGGACAGATGCTGGAACTGCGGGCACGGAAACGCACAAATTCCGCAATCCGGGAACTGCTGGCTCTCGCACCTCCCACCGCGCATCTGATCGTTGATGGTGAGGAACGGGATATCCCCCTGGAAGAAGTCGAAGCGGGAAATCTGCTTCGTGTGCGTCCCGGCGAAAAGGTGCCCGTGGATGGCGTCGTCGAAGAAGGTAAGAGCCTGATCGATGAATCAATGATTACTGGCGAACCGGTTCCCGTCTCGAAGGAGCAGGGGGCCGATGTCATCGGGGGAACGGTGAACCAGACTGGATCCTTTCTGATGAAAGCCGAAAAAGTGGGCGGGGAAACTCTGCTCTCACAGATCATTCAGATGGTCTCCACTGCGCAGCGCAGTCGGGCTCCCATTCAACGGGTCGTTGATTCCGTCGCTGCGGTCTTCGTACCGGTCGTGTTGGGCACTGCCGTAATTACCTTTCTGCTTTGGAGCTGGCTGGGACCTGAACCCAGGCTGGCCTATGCGCTCATCAACGCCGTAGCTGTATTGATCATCGCCTGTCCGTGTGCACTGGGGTTGGCCACACCGATGTCGATCATGGTAGGCGTCGGCCGAGGAGCAAAGCAGGGGATTCTGATCAAAAACGCAGAGGTTCTGGAGACACTTCAGAAAGTCGACACCATTGTGGTCGATAAAACAGGCACACTCACCGAAGGCCAGCCCCGCCTGACTCAATGTGTGTCCGCGGGAGATCTGAGCGAAGATGAGTTGTTAAAGTGGTCCGCCGCCGTGGAACAGCATAGCGAACATCCTCTTTCGCAGGCCGTCGTGCAGGCTGCGAAAGAGCGGGAGATTCAGCTCGATGAAGTTCAGGATTTCGATTCCGTAACGGGAGCCGGCGTGAAAGGGAGCGTCCAGGGGAAGCCTGTGTTGATCGGGAGTGCTGCGATGCTGGAAGACAATTCCATAAGCATTGATGACGCGTTGATGTCGCAGGCGAACGAGCTCCGTGAGCAGGGGCAGGGGATTATCTTTGTCGCCATTGCTGGTGCATTTGCCGGCTTTCTTTCCGTCTCGGACCCGATAAAGGAAACCACCGAGCCGGCGATTCGCAAGCTGCACGAACTCGGGCTTTCGATTGTGATGGTCACCGGTGACAACGAGAAGACCGCCCGGGCAGTCGCCCGACAATTGAATATCGACGATGTCGAAGCCGGCGTCAAACCGCAGGACAAGTATGAAAAGATCAAAGACCTGCGCGAGAATGGACATAAAGTTGCGATGGCCGGGGACGGCATCAACGATGCACCGGCGCTCGCGGAAGCCGATGTGGGGATTGCGATGGGAACCGGTACCGATGTCGCCATCGAAAGTGCCGAGGTGACCCTGGTGAAAGGAGATCTAAGAGGCGTCGTTGATGCCATCGACCTGAGTCGGCTCGTGATGCGGAACATCCATCAGAACCTGCTCTTCGCCTTCGGCTACAATGCGCTTGGCATTCCGATTGCCGCAGGGATCCTGGTTCCCTTCTTTGGCATCCACGCACTACTCAGTCCGATGATTGCGGCCGCCGCGATGAGTTTCAGTTCGATCTCCGTGATCAGTAACGCACTCCGACTGCGTGCCCAACGCTGA
- a CDS encoding SxtJ family membrane protein yields the protein MNKHRMMLIEINWNPHRRELRMFAVALACLCVLGGAFCLQRGAPGLLSNTLFGVTLVVLCVAWLTPNSMRPVYLLWMLLIYPLRWLVSCLLIAVVYYLVITPVGLIIRLSGRKLIEKHFDSETSSYWIPNTETRSPEDYFRQF from the coding sequence ATGAATAAACACCGTATGATGCTCATCGAAATCAACTGGAATCCCCACAGACGCGAACTGCGCATGTTTGCAGTTGCGCTGGCCTGTCTGTGTGTTCTGGGAGGCGCATTCTGTTTGCAGCGTGGGGCACCAGGGCTTCTCTCGAACACATTGTTCGGCGTTACACTGGTTGTGTTATGTGTCGCCTGGCTGACACCGAACTCGATGCGGCCCGTGTATCTTTTGTGGATGCTCCTGATTTATCCACTCCGCTGGCTGGTTTCCTGCCTGTTAATCGCTGTGGTATATTATCTCGTGATCACACCCGTGGGGTTAATCATCAGACTGTCAGGTCGAAAGCTCATCGAAAAACACTTCGATTCCGAAACCAGCTCGTACTGGATACCAAACACAGAAACACGTTCTCCCGAAGATTATTTTCGGCAGTTTTAA
- a CDS encoding arylsulfatase has protein sequence MRTFYTRCLAGLLLLMLCFGSPAALSAAQHTNVILIMTDDQGGWDYGFLGNKILNTPNLDKMAAGGARMSRFYVSPVCTPTRANLMTGRYNYRTRAIDTYIGRAMMEPEEVTIAEVLKPAGYRTGIFGKWHLGDSYPMRPQDQGFQEVLVHRGGGIGQPSDPPEGAGKYTDPVLFHNGEKKQMKGYCTDIYFDHAMKFIEQNEADNRPTFIYLATNAPHGPFDDVPEELREKYKAMGLKDAYGYSLNPKRKNEKLFDKTSRVFSMIENIDQNIGRLFAHLKEIGAYDNTLVLFLNDNGPNGPRYVGPHQGAKGSVNEGGIRSPLLAHWPAQLTPGTVNGRIAAHYDIFPTILAATGVSKPEALKLDGKNILPLLKNEAENWPERALFLQWHRGDEPTPRTNAAVVTQNYKMTFSKPDVPGKLFQLSDDPGERQDLAQTKPAVAKRLTKQYDQWFADVSHTRPDNYAPPRIHVGNPKETTTVLTRQDWRYNGPKGKGWTRDARGVWLITVEEDGTYDLKVQFSKSQPPMQSELTMKVGNDLFHSAVPADQSEHVFKNVTLHKGDQTVDVKIVEGDVERGPMMVYLIQKSTGNAAQ, from the coding sequence ATGAGAACTTTCTACACCCGCTGTCTGGCAGGTCTGCTGCTGCTGATGCTCTGCTTTGGTTCCCCTGCTGCTCTGTCTGCCGCTCAGCATACCAATGTGATTCTGATTATGACCGATGATCAGGGAGGCTGGGACTATGGATTTCTGGGAAATAAAATTCTCAATACCCCTAACCTCGATAAGATGGCAGCCGGCGGCGCGCGGATGAGCCGTTTTTATGTGAGTCCCGTCTGTACGCCGACTCGGGCCAACCTGATGACGGGCCGCTATAACTATCGCACCCGTGCTATCGATACTTACATCGGACGAGCCATGATGGAGCCGGAAGAGGTCACCATCGCTGAGGTGTTAAAACCCGCAGGCTACCGAACCGGGATTTTCGGAAAATGGCATCTGGGAGACAGCTATCCCATGCGTCCCCAGGACCAGGGCTTCCAGGAAGTGCTCGTCCATCGTGGCGGCGGCATTGGCCAGCCCAGCGATCCACCTGAAGGAGCAGGTAAATACACCGATCCGGTTCTGTTTCATAACGGCGAAAAAAAACAGATGAAAGGCTATTGCACCGATATCTATTTCGACCATGCCATGAAATTCATCGAGCAGAACGAGGCGGATAACAGGCCCACTTTTATCTATCTGGCTACCAACGCGCCCCACGGACCCTTCGATGACGTTCCCGAGGAACTGCGAGAGAAGTACAAAGCGATGGGTCTCAAAGATGCGTACGGTTATTCCCTGAATCCCAAACGGAAAAATGAAAAGCTGTTCGATAAAACATCACGCGTATTCTCGATGATCGAAAATATTGACCAGAATATCGGACGCCTGTTTGCCCATTTGAAGGAGATCGGCGCCTATGATAATACACTGGTACTGTTCCTGAACGATAACGGCCCCAATGGTCCACGGTATGTCGGTCCGCACCAGGGGGCGAAAGGAAGTGTCAATGAAGGGGGCATACGGTCTCCGCTGCTCGCACACTGGCCCGCTCAACTCACGCCGGGAACCGTCAATGGTCGGATTGCAGCCCACTACGATATCTTCCCGACAATTCTGGCAGCTACCGGTGTTTCCAAACCGGAAGCGTTGAAACTGGATGGCAAGAACATTCTGCCGCTGCTCAAAAATGAAGCCGAAAACTGGCCAGAGCGAGCGTTGTTCCTGCAGTGGCATCGAGGCGATGAACCGACGCCGCGGACGAATGCCGCGGTCGTGACACAGAATTACAAGATGACTTTTTCCAAACCGGATGTACCCGGCAAACTGTTTCAGCTCAGTGACGATCCGGGTGAGCGTCAAGATCTGGCACAGACGAAACCCGCGGTCGCCAAACGGCTGACAAAACAGTATGACCAGTGGTTTGCCGATGTGAGTCATACCCGGCCCGATAATTACGCTCCGCCGCGCATTCATGTCGGAAATCCCAAAGAAACGACAACGGTCCTGACGCGTCAGGACTGGCGTTACAACGGCCCCAAAGGAAAAGGCTGGACCCGCGATGCCCGCGGCGTCTGGTTGATAACAGTGGAAGAAGATGGCACCTACGACCTTAAGGTACAGTTCTCTAAGTCACAGCCACCCATGCAGTCCGAGCTGACAATGAAAGTCGGAAATGACCTCTTTCATTCGGCCGTCCCCGCAGACCAGTCCGAACATGTTTTCAAAAATGTCACCCTGCACAAAGGGGATCAGACGGTCGATGTCAAAATCGTCGAGGGGGATGTCGAACGCGGCCCTATGATGGTCTATCTCATCCAGAAATCGACAGGAAATGCTGCACAGTAA
- a CDS encoding Gfo/Idh/MocA family oxidoreductase — protein MQKNSNFSRREFLKSTTAGAAAISTGLWTELAPAASKSANEKLNIACIGTANRAAADVAGVKSENIVALVDVDQNYLDRAGASFPDARRYADYREMLESEDGKIDAVVIGTTDHHHAPATIRAIRKGLHVYCEKPLTHTVQEARIIAEEAKKHGVATQLGTQIHAGDNYRRVVEIVRSGVLGDIGEVHVWVGKGWGGGDLPTETQDPPKNLNWDLWLGPAPERPYAAGRYHPAQWRRWWQFGQGTLGDMACHYMDLPFWALDLRHPTHCEAEGPEVHPEACPHGLTVRYQFPKRGSLVPVNLTWYDGNMIPKKVAGQRVPGSGVMFVGTEGSMFANYGSYKLFPKEKFGDFKPPKESIPNSIGHHAEWIKACKDGSPTTCNFDYSGALTEAVLLGNVAYRSQCALDWDAANLKATNCPAADKFISKEYRDGWEVV, from the coding sequence ATGCAAAAGAATTCAAACTTCAGCCGCCGTGAGTTTCTGAAAAGCACGACAGCCGGCGCCGCCGCGATTTCCACGGGACTCTGGACGGAGCTGGCTCCCGCTGCTTCGAAGTCCGCGAATGAAAAACTGAATATCGCCTGTATCGGAACTGCGAACCGTGCTGCAGCCGATGTCGCGGGGGTCAAAAGTGAAAACATTGTCGCCCTGGTAGACGTTGACCAGAATTACCTGGATCGCGCAGGAGCAAGCTTCCCAGATGCCCGTCGCTATGCTGATTATCGCGAGATGCTGGAAAGCGAAGATGGTAAGATTGACGCCGTCGTCATCGGCACCACCGACCATCATCACGCCCCCGCCACGATTCGTGCTATTCGCAAAGGCCTGCACGTTTACTGTGAAAAACCGCTGACCCACACTGTACAGGAAGCACGTATCATTGCTGAAGAGGCGAAGAAGCACGGCGTTGCCACACAGCTGGGAACTCAGATTCACGCCGGCGACAATTACCGCCGCGTTGTTGAGATTGTGCGATCCGGAGTTCTGGGCGATATCGGTGAAGTTCACGTCTGGGTTGGAAAAGGCTGGGGCGGCGGCGATCTGCCGACTGAAACCCAGGATCCTCCGAAGAACCTGAACTGGGATCTCTGGCTCGGTCCTGCACCTGAGCGTCCCTATGCCGCCGGTCGTTATCATCCCGCCCAGTGGCGCCGCTGGTGGCAGTTCGGCCAGGGGACTCTGGGTGACATGGCCTGCCATTACATGGACCTCCCCTTCTGGGCACTCGACCTGCGTCATCCGACGCACTGTGAAGCCGAAGGCCCCGAAGTACATCCTGAAGCCTGTCCACACGGTTTGACCGTTCGTTACCAGTTCCCCAAACGGGGTAGCCTGGTACCCGTCAACCTGACCTGGTACGACGGGAACATGATTCCCAAGAAAGTCGCCGGTCAGCGTGTACCGGGAAGCGGTGTGATGTTTGTCGGAACTGAGGGATCCATGTTTGCCAACTACGGCAGCTATAAACTGTTCCCGAAAGAAAAGTTCGGCGACTTCAAACCACCGAAAGAGTCTATTCCGAATTCAATCGGTCATCACGCCGAATGGATCAAGGCCTGCAAGGATGGTTCTCCCACCACCTGCAACTTTGATTACTCTGGTGCCCTGACTGAAGCAGTTCTGCTGGGCAATGTGGCTTATCGTTCGCAGTGTGCCCTGGATTGGGATGCAGCGAACCTTAAAGCAACGAACTGTCCTGCAGCCGACAAGTTCATCTCGAAAGAATACCGCGACGGCTGGGAAGTCGTTTAA
- a CDS encoding alpha/beta hydrolase, protein MPHLQFSLPLLLLFLVICGTRPAPAQESASKYKTLADISYRTEADTAQDDYMRERCKLDLYYPTTIKNFPTVVWFHGGGLKGGGKQIPKALRDQGISVVGVNYRLFPKAKKPAYLEDAAAAVAWTFENIEKYGGDPNLIFVAGHSAGGYLTSMLGLDRRWLATHEIDANQIAGLIPYSGHCITHMTVREEMGIGRDQPVIDDMAPLYHARKDAPPILLITGDRELEFPTRYEENAYLNSLMKVVGHKETQLFELDGFTHGTMVEPGHLLALKEIRRIVKARKQDTVR, encoded by the coding sequence ATGCCACACTTGCAATTTTCTCTCCCCCTGCTGCTTCTATTCCTGGTTATCTGTGGAACCCGCCCTGCTCCAGCGCAGGAGAGCGCGTCGAAATATAAGACGCTTGCCGATATTTCTTATCGGACTGAAGCAGACACCGCGCAGGATGACTACATGCGTGAACGCTGTAAACTTGACCTGTACTATCCCACGACGATTAAGAACTTTCCCACGGTGGTCTGGTTTCATGGGGGTGGCTTGAAAGGGGGCGGAAAGCAGATTCCCAAAGCGCTGCGGGATCAGGGGATTTCCGTTGTGGGTGTCAACTATCGATTGTTCCCGAAAGCAAAGAAGCCAGCGTACCTCGAAGATGCGGCAGCAGCGGTTGCCTGGACCTTTGAGAATATCGAGAAGTATGGCGGTGATCCAAACCTGATTTTCGTTGCCGGACATTCTGCGGGCGGTTACCTGACCAGTATGCTCGGACTCGATCGCCGCTGGCTGGCGACACATGAGATTGATGCTAATCAAATCGCGGGACTGATCCCTTACAGCGGACACTGCATCACCCACATGACAGTCCGGGAAGAGATGGGCATCGGCCGCGACCAGCCTGTCATTGATGACATGGCACCATTGTACCATGCCCGCAAAGATGCGCCTCCGATCCTGTTAATCACAGGAGACCGGGAACTGGAATTTCCGACACGTTATGAAGAAAACGCTTATCTCAACAGCCTGATGAAGGTCGTCGGCCACAAAGAGACTCAGCTGTTTGAACTGGATGGTTTCACACATGGCACAATGGTGGAGCCCGGTCATCTACTCGCGTTGAAAGAGATCAGGCGCATCGTCAAGGCACGCAAACAGGACACAGTACGGTAA
- a CDS encoding carbamoyltransferase yields MTAILGISAFYHDSAAALIVDGEIIAAAQEERFTRVKQDASFPSQAIEYCLREAGLSADEIDYAGFYEKPFLKFERLLETTLAFAPIGFRAFLNTIPSWLQTKLHLPRIIKRELQGKYQKRIVFCEHHESHAASAFFPSPFEEAAILTVDSVGEWATAAYGVGQGNRIKIQSEMHYPHSPGLLYSAFTYYCGFRVNSGEYKLMGLAPYGEPQFADLIREKLVDIKADGSIRLDLSYFNFCHGLTMTSPRFHRLFGGPPRQPETEITQRHKDLAASIQLVLEEILLKMVQHVHMETQQTRLCMAGGVALNCVANGRILREGPFDEVWIQPAAGDAGGALGVAQLIWHQLLNQPRITYATDQQRGSFLGPCFDDVEIQQFLDQQQITYRCLSDDQQLCSEVARLLAEDKVVGWFQGRMEFGPRALGGRSILADPRSAQMQSMLNQKIKYRESFRPFAPAVLRERVTDYFDFPEQCESPYMLQLAQVQPQANIPAVTHVDGSSRLQTIDAERHGLFYQLVSEYEKLTGVPLLINTSFNVRGEPPVCTPQDAWHCFMSTDLDVLVLEHFVILKSEQSAEQMQAARKQPVGMTLD; encoded by the coding sequence ATGACCGCTATTCTGGGTATCTCGGCATTCTACCACGACTCGGCAGCAGCGCTGATTGTCGATGGTGAAATTATCGCCGCGGCCCAGGAGGAACGCTTTACCCGCGTAAAGCAGGACGCTTCGTTTCCCTCACAGGCGATTGAATATTGTCTACGGGAAGCCGGTCTCTCCGCAGACGAAATCGACTATGCAGGCTTCTACGAAAAACCGTTCCTGAAATTTGAGCGGCTGCTCGAAACCACGCTGGCTTTCGCTCCTATTGGTTTTCGCGCGTTTCTGAATACGATTCCCAGCTGGCTGCAGACCAAATTACATCTGCCCCGCATCATCAAACGGGAACTGCAGGGCAAATATCAGAAACGCATCGTCTTCTGCGAGCATCACGAATCACACGCCGCCAGTGCGTTTTTTCCTTCTCCGTTTGAAGAAGCAGCGATTCTGACTGTCGACAGTGTGGGAGAGTGGGCTACCGCCGCTTATGGAGTCGGTCAAGGAAATCGAATCAAGATACAGAGCGAGATGCATTATCCGCACTCCCCTGGCTTACTGTATTCTGCATTCACTTATTACTGTGGTTTTCGCGTCAATTCTGGTGAATATAAGCTGATGGGACTCGCGCCGTACGGAGAGCCTCAGTTCGCTGATCTGATCCGGGAGAAACTGGTCGACATCAAAGCCGACGGTTCGATCCGTCTCGATCTGTCCTACTTCAACTTCTGTCATGGGCTGACCATGACCTCCCCCCGGTTTCACAGACTGTTTGGTGGTCCTCCCCGTCAACCGGAAACCGAGATCACACAGCGACACAAAGATCTGGCGGCTTCGATTCAGCTTGTACTCGAAGAAATCCTGCTCAAGATGGTTCAACACGTGCATATGGAGACGCAGCAGACGCGGCTCTGTATGGCTGGTGGGGTTGCATTGAACTGTGTGGCGAATGGCAGGATCCTGCGAGAAGGGCCGTTTGATGAAGTCTGGATTCAACCAGCGGCCGGCGATGCGGGAGGCGCATTGGGAGTGGCTCAGTTGATCTGGCATCAGCTCTTAAATCAGCCGCGAATTACTTACGCAACGGACCAGCAGCGCGGCAGTTTTCTGGGGCCGTGCTTTGATGATGTGGAAATTCAACAGTTCCTGGATCAGCAGCAGATCACTTACCGTTGTCTCTCTGACGACCAGCAGCTTTGTAGTGAAGTCGCCAGATTACTGGCGGAAGATAAAGTCGTCGGCTGGTTCCAGGGGCGTATGGAATTCGGTCCCCGGGCACTGGGCGGACGCAGTATTCTCGCCGATCCACGTAGTGCGCAGATGCAGTCGATGTTGAACCAGAAAATCAAATATCGCGAATCGTTCCGTCCCTTTGCTCCTGCAGTCTTGCGAGAACGTGTTACCGACTACTTCGATTTTCCAGAGCAATGCGAGAGCCCGTATATGCTGCAACTGGCGCAGGTTCAGCCACAAGCGAATATCCCCGCTGTCACTCACGTCGATGGTTCGTCTCGTCTGCAGACCATTGATGCCGAGCGGCATGGTCTCTTTTATCAGTTGGTCTCTGAATACGAAAAACTGACCGGAGTTCCCTTACTGATCAACACCAGTTTCAACGTACGCGGTGAACCTCCTGTGTGTACTCCCCAAGACGCCTGGCACTGCTTTATGTCGACCGATCTGGACGTGCTGGTTCTCGAACATTTTGTGATTCTAAAATCGGAACAGTCAGCAGAACAGATGCAGGCAGCCCGGAAACAGCCAGTGGGCATGACACTCGACTGA
- a CDS encoding DUF5989 family protein, which translates to MTDSDSTEDAADEKTQAEFQTQSEQPAPGIVVEFWDFLCHNKKWWLAPIIIALLLIGLLVFISGSGLAPFIYPI; encoded by the coding sequence ATGACAGATTCAGACTCAACAGAAGACGCAGCCGATGAGAAAACGCAGGCGGAATTTCAGACGCAGTCCGAACAGCCCGCGCCCGGGATTGTCGTCGAGTTCTGGGATTTTCTCTGTCACAACAAAAAGTGGTGGCTTGCGCCGATCATCATCGCGCTGCTGTTGATTGGACTGCTGGTCTTTATCAGCGGCAGCGGACTGGCACCGTTCATCTATCCGATTTAA
- a CDS encoding 2TM domain-containing protein — protein sequence MSEQDENYQLAKERVEKKMGFAIHAGVYVLVNAGLITLNLIRSPDNYWFIWPLGGWGIGLVFHAFKVFGPAGSTSLKEKMIQKEQARLKQ from the coding sequence ATGTCTGAACAAGATGAAAATTACCAACTGGCGAAGGAACGGGTCGAGAAGAAAATGGGGTTCGCGATTCATGCCGGAGTCTACGTCCTCGTGAATGCTGGCCTGATCACCTTGAACCTGATTCGCTCTCCCGACAACTACTGGTTTATCTGGCCTCTGGGAGGCTGGGGGATCGGTCTGGTATTTCATGCCTTCAAGGTGTTTGGACCTGCCGGCTCAACAAGCTTGAAAGAGAAGATGATTCAGAAAGAACAGGCCCGACTCAAACAATGA